Within Winogradskyella helgolandensis, the genomic segment GCTTCTGTTTGGCATGTGTTGCTTTACTCGTTTACCTGACTTAGGAAAGTAACAGCGCAAATGTAATTTTGATATTCATAAAAAAATAACGCTAGAAGAACTTTAAGTATCGATTGTGGTTTTTTCTAGAGCTTTTTCGATAAAAGGTGATAAATATCATACTTTTGTAGTGAAATCAAGGCTTTTCATAGTCTTAGTTTAGAACCAATCTAAATAGTATCAAAATGAAATTAGAAAATTCGGCTTTAAAAAGTAACGCTCAAGGTACTTTTGATGAAATTAATATTGAAGAAGGTTTTATTGTATTAACTAGCAAAAATGATAGTGATCATACTAAAGTTATTGAGCGCGAGATTGATAGTAGTTATATTCAGTTTCATTTTTGTAGTAAAGGTTCAGCTGCTTTTATGTTTAATCAAGGTAATTATACGTTGAATATTGATGAGGAAACGTCTTTGTTGTTATACAATCCGCAACGTGATTTACCGATTCATTTAGAATTGAAACCACATTCTTGGTTGGTGTCTTTGGTAATTTCTATTAAAAAATTTCATGGTTTATTTTCTAACGACGCCAATTATGTCACCTTTTTAACTGATGATAATAAGGACAAAAAATATTACAAAGACGGCAAAATATCGCCTTCAATGGCTGTGGTTTTAAATCAGCTCATCAGTTTTAATCTTAATAGTTCTATTAAATCCTTATACTTTAAAG encodes:
- a CDS encoding helix-turn-helix transcriptional regulator → MKLENSALKSNAQGTFDEINIEEGFIVLTSKNDSDHTKVIEREIDSSYIQFHFCSKGSAAFMFNQGNYTLNIDEETSLLLYNPQRDLPIHLELKPHSWLVSLVISIKKFHGLFSNDANYVTFLTDDNKDKKYYKDGKISPSMAVVLNQLISFNLNSSIKSLYFKGKAYELLSLFFNRSEDADIEQCPYLVDEVNVAKLKKAKDIIIANMAEPPTLQELADDIGLSLKKLKEGFKQIYGDSVFSFLFDYKMEVARKLLESGDYNVNEVGLKVGYSTGSHFIAAFKKKFGTTPKKYITASS